Within the Opitutaceae bacterium TAV5 genome, the region CCCGATCGGCTTTCCCAAGGAAGTTGCGGCGGCGCGGGAAACGGGCAAGGCTTCGGCTTTCTCATGCAGCCGCAAACGCAAACCATCTGGTGCAACTATGTGTTCAACGACGCCACCCGCGCCCGCTTCCTCGAAGCCGCCGCGCCGCATCGGGTGATTTTTGCCACGAAAGCGGGCGCATCGGTCCTCACGGCGAGTGCGCCCGATCCGGCATTGCGCGAGGCCACCATCGCGTTCGGCCAGCCCGATCCGGCGACGTGCCTCGACGGCGGACGCCTGCGCTGGATCGCCCTGACCAGCGCCGGTTACACGCGTTACGACACGCCCGCCTTCATGGACGCGCTCAAGACCGGCGGCATCGCGTTCACGAATGCGTCGTCCGTGTTTGCCGAACCGTGCGCGCAGCATCTGCTCGCCATGATGCTGGCGTTCGCGCGCGAGTTGCTGCCCGCGCATGCCGAACAGCTCGGCGAGCGCGGTTGGAAATTTCTTGAGGTGCGCCGCCGCTGCGTGCTGCTCAACGGCCAGACGGTGGTGCTGCTCGGATACGGCGCGATCGCCCGGCGGCTGGTGGAGTTGCTCGCGCCGTTCGGCATGAAAATCTATGCGGTGCGCCGCCGGGCCTACAGCGAGCGCGGCGTGCATGTGATCTCCGAAGAAAAGCTGACGGCCGTCCTCGCCGAGGCGGATCACGTGGTCAACGTGCTGCCCGACAACGCGGCCACGCTCAACTACATCAACGCGCGCCGGCTCTCGGCAGTGAAGCCGGGCGCCCGTTTTTATAACATCGGCCGCGGCACCACGGTGGATAACCGCGCCTTGCTGGAGGCGCTGGGGAGCGGACGGATCGGCGGGGCGTATCTCGACGTGTTCGAACAGGAGCCGCTGCCGCCGGAACATCCGCTGTGGTCGGCGCCGAATTGCTACATCACGCCGCACTCGGCCGGAGGTCGGCGCGATCAGGACGAAGCCATCGCAGACCATTTCCTGAAAAACCTGCGGGTGTTCGAAGCCGGTGGCGAAGGGATGTTCGACCGGGTGGTGTGAGGGTTGGAGAAGTTGGGAATTTGAAGTTTGAAGTGGGTCGCAGGCGGCGGACGGGAGGTGGCACGGGCATCCTTGCCCGTGGACGGCGCCTCTCCGTGTGGCATGGGCTTCCAGCCCATGATTTCAGAGCACATGGCCAAGGATGGCCATGCCACGCAAACCCACGGGCTGGAAGCCCGTGCCACGCCAGCCGGTCGCTCAATCCGTATCCGTGCGGAAAGGACACGCGGGGAAGCCGGCGGCGTTGTAGAGATTGCACGTCGGGTTCGGGAACCAGGCATAACGGACGGCCTCGGGCTTCGGCACACGGGGCGAGGAGACGATAACCGTCTCGCCGTCGATGCGGGCGTCGGCCCATTCCCATTTCCCTCCGGCGCCGCGAATGAGGAAACCTTCGAGCTGGCTGTCGGGGCTGTTGCGTTTCAGCGGTCTGGTCACGCGTTGCGGCACGCTCTGATAAAGGTATTCGGCCGGAACCGGACGGGCCACGAGGCCGCCGCCGAGGTGTTTGAACCGGACGCGGATCGCCGGGCCCTCGATCGTCATCGCATCATAAACGGGTCCGGAATACTCCACGGGGCTGCCGTAATCATGAGCCAGAGCCAGCGCCGCGAGGCGCGCGCCGGCTTCGTGTTTGCTTTTCGGATGAACGTCGCCGGCCTCGCCGGCGTCGATGAGCACGGCCTGGCCGGTGCGGGGGAGTTTGAGGGTCAGCGTCTGCGCCTCACGAATGCCGGCCCAGCCGGGGGAGGCATTCGGGTCGTCGGTTTTTTCCTGAAAGTTGGGAAGCTGGCACCAGTAGAAGGAAAGCGGCGTGGCGGCGGTGGCCAGTCCCGAGCCGGCCCAGCGGGCGCGCCAGTCGTTGATGAGCAGCGGGAACGTGGCGCGGTAGCGGAGCGGATTGCCGGCGTCATTCTCTCCCTGATACCAGATAAAACCGCGCAGGCCGTAGGGCACGAGCGCGTCGATCATGCCGTTGTAGAGCGAGGCGGGGACGTTCCAGGGGCGGAGCGGAGCCTTGAGCGGACCGGGACTGGCGGCGCGGGCGGCGGGCGTGAGCGGAGCGAAGGCATGCTCGGTCTTGAGCAGCCAGTCGCCGAAAAGTTTTTGCGAGCCGGCGGTGAAGTAGCCGGCGTTGATGCCGGATTCGCCGAGCGGAGCATGGATGCGGATGGCGAGGGTGTGGCGGCCGGCGGTGGCGTCGGATGCGGGCACGCGATACTGACGGCGGGAATTGAGGCGGGAACGTCCCTCGCCGTCGAAGGTTTCGAGGGTGCGGCCTCCGATTTTTTTCCCGTCGAGGTAAACGGTGTCGATGCCGACGATTTCGTCGATGTCGATAGTCAGGGGTTTGCCCGCGTCGGCGGGCGGAACCGTGATGTCGCGGCGGACCCAGAGGATGCGCTCACCGGGGAGTTTTCCGGCGAGACGGACTTTTGTCCATCCGTCGGCTCCGTCGGTGGCGGGGCCGGTGGTGAAGGCGGCGAGAGCGTCGGGCGGGGTGGGGCGGTCTTCGCGTTGACTGGCGGCGAGCCAGGGTTTGAGGGCGGCGAGCCAGGCGGCCTTGGTCGCGGGGAAATCGGCAAAGGCGGTCACTTGCGCCGTGGCGGCGGGGCTGATCGCGGGGTCGGATTTGAGGGCGTCGAGGCTGGTCCAGGCCTCGACGGGCGTGCCACCCCAGCTCGAATG harbors:
- a CDS encoding dehydrogenase; the protein is MQPQTQTIWCNYVFNDATRARFLEAAAPHRVIFATKAGASVLTASAPDPALREATIAFGQPDPATCLDGGRLRWIALTSAGYTRYDTPAFMDALKTGGIAFTNASSVFAEPCAQHLLAMMLAFARELLPAHAEQLGERGWKFLEVRRRCVLLNGQTVVLLGYGAIARRLVELLAPFGMKIYAVRRRAYSERGVHVISEEKLTAVLAEADHVVNVLPDNAATLNYINARRLSAVKPGARFYNIGRGTTVDNRALLEALGSGRIGGAYLDVFEQEPLPPEHPLWSAPNCYITPHSAGGRRDQDEAIADHFLKNLRVFEAGGEGMFDRVV
- a CDS encoding 9-O-acetylesterase; protein product: MRFSRIVTLALLLITSAAAPRFAHADVTLPSVFSDHMVLQRSAATPVWGRAAPGEKITITLAPSAAASSSVAPLATASTTAGADGRWRIDLDLSGVARIPAGPHRLVVKAANTLAISDVLVGEVWLASGQSNMARTMSASASKDEIAASVNNSIRFFTASRKTSPTPLADVAGKWVVAAPDTTPGFSAVAYYFARQLQAELGVPFGVIHSSWGGTPVEAWTSLDALKSDPAISPAATAQVTAFADFPATKAAWLAALKPWLAASQREDRPTPPDALAAFTTGPATDGADGWTKVRLAGKLPGERILWVRRDITVPPADAGKPLTIDIDEIVGIDTVYLDGKKIGGRTLETFDGEGRSRLNSRRQYRVPASDATAGRHTLAIRIHAPLGESGINAGYFTAGSQKLFGDWLLKTEHAFAPLTPAARAASPGPLKAPLRPWNVPASLYNGMIDALVPYGLRGFIWYQGENDAGNPLRYRATFPLLINDWRARWAGSGLATAATPLSFYWCQLPNFQEKTDDPNASPGWAGIREAQTLTLKLPRTGQAVLIDAGEAGDVHPKSKHEAGARLAALALAHDYGSPVEYSGPVYDAMTIEGPAIRVRFKHLGGGLVARPVPAEYLYQSVPQRVTRPLKRNSPDSQLEGFLIRGAGGKWEWADARIDGETVIVSSPRVPKPEAVRYAWFPNPTCNLYNAAGFPACPFRTDTD